A section of the Amycolatopsis sp. AA4 genome encodes:
- a CDS encoding NAD(P)/FAD-dependent oxidoreductase, whose translation MKKIKVAVVGGGTGGLCLAHGLSRAGIEVAVYERSRTRTERLQGYRVHIAPMGSAALHECLPPAAWERFLATTGASEGTFGFVTEKMRELAAFDPPPSSNPAAAHHSVSRISLHQVLSSGLDGILWYDKEFVRYETDAKGVGLHFADGTTAEADLVVGADGASSRVRAQLLPHAKRVDTGIRNVIGKFPLTEESRALLPRRLATAPTLVLPPAGCGMFTAPHEFPAASVNDETATVDPVLFDNTSSYVMWTYGAKATHFPAGLAELDPPALRALILDRLRDWHPAFSRLVRDSPDATVAVLPIRTSVPVREWETGPVTLLGDAVHSMTPFRGIGANIALRDAQVLCRNLSRGGDVTAAVADYERQMRKYAYPQVRGSLRSAGQFVTESRFSRGVMRASMAAVGAGLSLRRRLRR comes from the coding sequence GTGAAGAAGATCAAGGTGGCGGTAGTGGGCGGCGGCACCGGCGGACTGTGCCTGGCGCACGGCCTGTCCCGGGCGGGGATCGAGGTGGCGGTGTACGAGCGCAGCCGCACGCGGACCGAGCGGCTGCAGGGCTACCGCGTGCACATCGCGCCGATGGGCTCCGCCGCGCTGCACGAGTGCCTTCCGCCGGCGGCGTGGGAGCGGTTCCTGGCCACCACGGGGGCAAGCGAGGGCACGTTCGGTTTCGTCACCGAGAAGATGCGCGAGTTGGCGGCCTTCGACCCGCCGCCCAGCTCGAATCCGGCCGCCGCGCACCATTCGGTCAGCCGGATTTCGCTGCACCAGGTGCTGTCGTCCGGACTGGACGGAATCCTCTGGTACGACAAGGAATTCGTGCGCTACGAGACCGATGCCAAAGGCGTCGGCCTGCATTTCGCGGACGGCACCACTGCCGAGGCGGATCTGGTCGTCGGCGCGGACGGCGCGAGTTCCCGGGTCCGCGCGCAGTTGTTGCCGCACGCGAAGCGGGTCGACACCGGAATCCGGAACGTCATCGGCAAATTCCCGCTGACCGAAGAGTCCCGCGCGCTGCTTCCGCGACGACTGGCGACCGCCCCGACGCTCGTGCTGCCGCCGGCGGGCTGCGGGATGTTCACCGCACCGCACGAATTCCCGGCCGCTTCGGTCAACGACGAGACCGCGACCGTCGACCCGGTGCTGTTCGACAACACCAGCAGCTACGTGATGTGGACCTACGGCGCGAAAGCCACGCATTTCCCGGCCGGCCTCGCCGAATTGGACCCTCCCGCGCTCCGTGCGCTGATTCTCGACCGGCTCCGCGACTGGCATCCCGCGTTCAGCCGCCTGGTGCGGGATTCGCCGGACGCGACGGTGGCCGTGCTGCCGATCCGCACGTCGGTGCCGGTCCGCGAGTGGGAAACCGGTCCGGTCACCCTGCTCGGCGACGCCGTGCACAGCATGACGCCCTTCCGCGGCATCGGCGCGAACATCGCCCTCCGTGACGCACAAGTGTTGTGCCGCAACCTTTCCCGCGGCGGCGACGTGACCGCCGCAGTGGCCGACTACGAGCGGCAGATGCGGAAGTACGCGTACCCGCAGGTGCGCGGTTCGCTGCGCAGCGCCGGACAGTTCGTCACCGAGAGCCGCTTCAGTCGCGGAGTCATGCGTGCGTCGATGGCCGCGGTGGGAGCGGGACTTTCGCTGCGGCGGAGGCTGCGCCGCTGA
- a CDS encoding TetR/AcrR family transcriptional regulator, producing MSETTPRRAPRPGERQRDPERTKARIFEAAKAEFGSKGYAAARVSDIAQRAGVNKQLISYYFGGKEGLYTEVASEPFAGFSSMTTPDRPLADVLADFARSGLSDQDQARLFLRENMAEGASNGAGAQAQREFLQGQLKYMRARQEAGDFPSDVDPKTLLLMLMAAASAPTALPRVAEALTGEDPSSESFVEYYAEQLARVARHLAGS from the coding sequence GTGTCCGAGACGACCCCGCGCCGCGCGCCGCGCCCTGGCGAGCGTCAGCGCGATCCCGAACGCACGAAGGCTCGCATTTTCGAGGCGGCGAAAGCCGAATTCGGCAGCAAGGGGTACGCGGCCGCGCGGGTCAGCGACATCGCCCAGCGCGCCGGGGTGAACAAACAGCTGATCTCTTACTACTTCGGCGGCAAGGAAGGGCTGTACACCGAGGTCGCGAGCGAACCATTCGCCGGGTTCTCGTCGATGACCACTCCGGACCGTCCGCTCGCGGACGTGCTCGCGGACTTCGCCCGGAGCGGGCTCTCCGACCAGGACCAGGCCCGGTTGTTCCTGCGGGAGAACATGGCCGAGGGCGCCTCGAACGGAGCGGGCGCGCAGGCGCAGCGCGAGTTCCTGCAAGGCCAGCTCAAGTACATGCGCGCGCGGCAGGAAGCGGGCGACTTTCCGTCCGATGTGGACCCGAAGACGCTGCTCCTGATGCTGATGGCGGCGGCCAGCGCACCGACGGCGCTGCCCCGGGTCGCGGAAGCGCTCACCGGGGAGGACCCGTCGTCAGAGTCCTTTGTGGAGTATTACGCCGAGCAGTTGGCCCGGGTGGCTCGGCATCTCGCGGGGTCTTAG
- the proB gene encoding glutamate 5-kinase, which produces MSGTRQEIAEARRLVVKVGSSALTTAGSGLDVARLDALVDAIADRVARDAQIVLVSSGAIGAGLAPLKLGKRPRDLATQQAAASVGQLALAHAYAESFGRYSLTVGQVLLTSDDVVRRAHYRNAQRTFSRLLALGAVPVVNENDTVATQEIRFGDNDRLAALVAHLVGADALVLLSDVDGLYDGDPRDGATRKITEVRGESDVEGIAVGMSSSGLGTGGMVSKLSAARTAAGAGIPVLLAAAADAGDALREANVGTAFAPADTRLSARRFWLGYAADTSGRLRLDDGAVRAILRRRSLLAAGITGVDGDFEAGDVVDLVDAADVPVARGVVGFDAGELPALIGRSSHEVPVEHRREVVHADDLVPLRR; this is translated from the coding sequence GTGAGCGGCACGCGGCAGGAGATCGCGGAAGCCCGCCGGCTGGTCGTCAAGGTCGGGTCCTCGGCATTGACCACCGCGGGCAGCGGACTCGACGTGGCTCGCCTGGACGCGCTCGTCGACGCCATCGCGGACCGCGTGGCCCGCGACGCGCAGATCGTCCTCGTGTCCTCGGGCGCGATCGGCGCCGGGCTCGCGCCGTTGAAGCTGGGCAAACGCCCGCGCGACCTGGCCACCCAGCAGGCCGCGGCGAGCGTCGGACAGCTCGCGCTGGCGCACGCGTACGCGGAATCGTTCGGCCGTTATTCGCTGACGGTCGGGCAGGTGCTGCTCACTTCGGACGACGTCGTCCGCCGCGCGCACTACCGCAACGCACAACGCACGTTCTCCCGCCTGCTCGCGCTCGGCGCGGTGCCGGTCGTGAACGAGAACGACACCGTTGCCACGCAAGAGATCCGCTTCGGCGACAACGACCGGCTCGCTGCTTTGGTGGCGCACCTCGTCGGCGCCGACGCACTGGTCCTGCTGTCCGATGTAGACGGTCTGTACGACGGCGACCCGCGCGACGGCGCGACCCGCAAGATCACCGAGGTGCGCGGCGAGTCCGATGTGGAGGGCATCGCGGTCGGCATGTCGTCCTCGGGCCTGGGTACCGGCGGCATGGTCTCGAAGCTGTCCGCGGCGCGCACCGCGGCCGGCGCCGGAATCCCGGTGCTGCTGGCCGCTGCCGCCGACGCCGGGGACGCGCTGCGCGAGGCGAACGTCGGCACCGCGTTCGCGCCCGCCGACACCCGCCTGTCCGCCCGCCGCTTCTGGCTCGGGTACGCCGCCGACACCTCCGGCCGCCTCCGCCTGGACGACGGCGCGGTCCGCGCGATCCTCCGCCGCCGCTCGCTGCTGGCAGCGGGAATCACCGGCGTGGACGGCGATTTCGAAGCAGGCGACGTCGTGGACCTGGTGGACGCGGCAGACGTCCCGGTAGCGCGCGGCGTGGTGGGCTTCGACGCGGGGGAGCTGCCTGCGTTGATCGGACGGTCGAGCCACGAGGTCCCGGTGGAGCATCGCCGGGAGGTCGTCCACGCGGACGATCTCGTCCCGCTCCGCCGCTAA
- the obgE gene encoding GTPase ObgE: MASRFVDRAVIHLTAGDGGNGCASVHREKFKPLGGPDGGNGGNGGDVTLVVDANVHTLLDFHFRPHARAGNGKMGMGSNRNGAAGEGLEMKVPPGTVVFTEDGELVADLTTPGTRFVAAQGGRGGLGNAALASKARKAPGFALLGEPGESRNLVLELRSVADVGLLGFPSAGKSSLISVLSAAKPKIADYPFTTLVPNLGVITAGSSVFTMADVPGLIPGASEGRGLGLDFLRHIERCAVLVHVVDCATLEPGRDPLSDVDALEEELARYTPGLGGKLEERPRVVVLNKIDIPEAAELAEFVRPDLEARGLRVFEVSTASRKGLKELTFALAEVVEAYREAQPVLEPEKIVLHPHAIDDSGFTVERDPEEEGGFIVRGSRPERWIRQTNFANDEAVGYLADRLNRLGVEEALAKNGARPGSPVTIGDIQFEWQPSTPGVAVHLSGRGTDVRLERTDRVSASERKEARRVRRDGTGEDEDLVEEEAAPSVDAELDDVWDDEEQAERDR; the protein is encoded by the coding sequence ATGGCGTCCCGGTTCGTGGACCGCGCGGTCATCCATCTGACCGCCGGGGACGGGGGAAACGGCTGTGCCTCGGTGCACCGCGAAAAGTTCAAGCCGCTCGGCGGCCCGGACGGCGGCAACGGCGGCAACGGCGGTGACGTCACGCTCGTCGTCGACGCCAACGTGCACACCCTCCTCGACTTCCACTTCCGTCCGCACGCCCGCGCCGGCAACGGCAAAATGGGCATGGGCAGCAACCGCAACGGCGCCGCGGGCGAGGGCCTCGAGATGAAGGTCCCGCCGGGCACCGTCGTGTTCACCGAGGACGGCGAACTCGTCGCGGACCTCACCACCCCCGGCACCCGGTTCGTCGCCGCGCAGGGCGGCCGCGGCGGGCTCGGCAACGCCGCGCTCGCGTCGAAGGCCCGCAAGGCGCCCGGGTTCGCGCTGCTCGGCGAGCCCGGCGAGAGCCGCAACCTCGTGCTGGAGCTGCGTTCGGTCGCCGACGTCGGCCTGCTCGGCTTCCCGTCCGCGGGCAAGTCGTCGCTGATTTCCGTGCTGTCCGCGGCGAAGCCGAAGATCGCCGACTACCCGTTCACCACGCTCGTGCCGAACCTCGGCGTCATCACCGCCGGGTCGTCGGTGTTCACCATGGCCGACGTGCCGGGCCTGATCCCGGGCGCGTCCGAGGGCCGCGGCCTCGGACTGGACTTCCTGCGCCACATCGAACGCTGCGCCGTGCTGGTGCACGTGGTCGACTGCGCGACGCTGGAGCCCGGCCGCGATCCGCTGTCCGATGTGGACGCTCTCGAGGAGGAGCTGGCCCGCTACACACCGGGGCTGGGCGGCAAGCTCGAGGAACGCCCGCGCGTGGTGGTGCTGAACAAGATCGACATCCCGGAAGCCGCCGAGCTGGCCGAGTTCGTGCGCCCCGACCTGGAGGCTCGCGGGCTGCGCGTGTTCGAGGTGTCCACCGCTTCGCGCAAGGGCCTCAAGGAGCTGACCTTCGCGCTGGCGGAGGTCGTCGAGGCTTACCGCGAGGCGCAGCCGGTGCTGGAGCCGGAGAAAATCGTGCTGCACCCGCACGCGATCGACGACAGCGGGTTCACCGTCGAGCGCGATCCGGAGGAGGAAGGCGGGTTCATCGTCCGCGGGTCGCGCCCCGAGCGGTGGATTCGGCAGACGAACTTCGCCAACGACGAGGCCGTCGGCTACCTCGCGGACCGGCTCAACCGGCTCGGCGTCGAGGAGGCGCTGGCGAAGAACGGCGCCCGCCCGGGCAGCCCGGTCACCATCGGCGACATCCAGTTCGAATGGCAGCCCTCGACCCCGGGCGTCGCGGTGCACCTGTCCGGCCGCGGCACGGACGTGCGGCTGGAGCGCACCGACCGCGTCAGCGCGTCCGAGCGCAAGGAAGCCCGCCGCGTGCGCCGCGACGGCACCGGCGAGGACGAGGACCTGGTCGAAGAGGAGGCCGCCCCGTCCGTCGACGCCGAACTGGACGACGTGTGGGACGACGAGGAGCAGGCGGAGCGCGACCGGTGA
- the rpmA gene encoding 50S ribosomal protein L27 → MAHKKGASSSRNGRDSNAQRLGVKRFGGQEVNAGEILIRQRGTKFHPGVNVGRGGDDTLFALAAGAVEFGSKRGRKTVNIVPVEA, encoded by the coding sequence ATGGCTCACAAGAAGGGTGCGTCCAGCTCCCGCAACGGTCGTGATTCGAACGCCCAGCGCCTGGGCGTCAAGCGCTTCGGCGGCCAGGAGGTGAACGCGGGCGAGATCCTGATCCGCCAGCGGGGCACCAAGTTCCACCCCGGCGTGAACGTCGGCCGCGGCGGCGACGACACGCTGTTCGCGCTCGCTGCCGGTGCGGTCGAGTTCGGCTCGAAGCGCGGCCGCAAGACGGTCAACATCGTGCCAGTCGAGGCCTGA
- the rplU gene encoding 50S ribosomal protein L21 — translation MSAYAIVKTGGKQYKVAVGDVVEVEKLEGEPGTEHTFPAVLFVDGGEVTTDADALAKVSVTGKVVEQTKGPKIRIHKFKNKTGYHKRQGHRQKLTRVEVTGISK, via the coding sequence GTGTCGGCGTACGCGATCGTCAAGACCGGCGGCAAGCAGTACAAGGTTGCCGTTGGCGACGTCGTAGAGGTCGAGAAGCTCGAGGGCGAGCCGGGCACCGAGCACACCTTCCCCGCCGTGCTGTTCGTGGACGGTGGCGAGGTCACCACGGACGCCGACGCGTTGGCGAAGGTCTCGGTCACCGGCAAGGTCGTCGAGCAGACCAAGGGTCCGAAGATCCGGATCCACAAGTTCAAGAACAAGACCGGCTACCACAAGCGCCAGGGTCACCGGCAGAAGCTGACCCGCGTCGAGGTCACCGGCATCTCCAAGTAG
- a CDS encoding translation initiation factor IF-2 N-terminal domain-containing protein — MSNADTPADQTGGNTAAPTTSRLGELPPRIRVHALAKLLGLSSRDLLGKLAELGESPRSAQSSVTKEVAHRVAVILDAEAAGSGDTAAEAADQGATAGNEAAGQAASQPAAEAQDSEAAPAAAAQETADAAPETAAAEDAASPESGTPEAAAAQASEPAAEQEAAAAAATPAGPSAAETAEPEAAPESGEKRTRTRRARRAVAPAIPAEQQETEQATPARGPVHVPVFAAPSPVFLPPEPAQPARSKPEPLFGVGEAPAQAERPGRTESAAEEETSDEARDERSDEDNDDAGGRRRRRRGRRGRGRGKGGDEAQSENEDETSEDQQVQQSKDGKDSKDKTEKPDEAGEADADSDDDAESESGTKRRRRRRRRKGGEDDAAETTGSDDPPNTVTHVRQAKAAEAERPARDEVRSVRGSTRLEAKRQRRRDGREAGRRRAPILSEAEFLARRESVDRTMVVAEKGDSTQIAVLEDGVLVEHFVTSSGTGSIVGNVYLGRVQNVLPSMEAAFIDIGRGRNAVLYAGEVDWDAAGLEGKARKIEQALSTGDSVLVQVTKDPVGHKGARLTTQISLPGRFLVYVPAGGATGISRKLPENERRRLKDILKRIVPEDAGVIIRTASEGISEEELDRDVQRLKAQWDVIKEKASAGSAKKGGAPTMLYEEPDLLVKVVRDLFTEDFAKLEVQGSTAWETIHGYVQHVAPDLTDRLKRYTGNGDAFADHRIDEQITKALDRKVWLPSGGYLVIDRTEAMTVIDVNTGKFTGSGGNLEETVTRNNLESAEEIVRQLRLRDIGGIIVIDFIDMVLESNRELVLRRLTECLGRDRTRHQVAEVTSLGLVQMTRKKIGTGLLEAFSTPCEHCKGRGVVVSTEPQRTAGGGTGNGHNGGNGHNGHSHGGGDTKSSRRSRGRGKGEEQHHEPKPEPAAPAPTPVQRESVVSAVQAMANASKAKHEHHAPEAAEAKEPETAAQPSEQGEQQPEPKTEAPAPVQQPEPTQPEPAVSEAAPAAEAPKETAEAASEEEPEVDVPAPAVRSTRRRPRRAASRPAGPPVKASEQS, encoded by the coding sequence ATGTCGAACGCGGACACACCCGCCGATCAGACCGGCGGGAATACCGCCGCACCCACGACCAGCAGGCTGGGCGAGCTGCCGCCGCGCATCCGCGTGCACGCGCTGGCCAAGCTGCTCGGCCTGAGCAGCCGCGACCTGCTCGGCAAGCTCGCCGAGCTGGGGGAGAGCCCCCGCAGCGCCCAGTCGAGCGTGACCAAGGAGGTCGCGCACCGCGTGGCCGTCATCCTCGACGCGGAGGCCGCCGGATCGGGCGACACCGCCGCCGAGGCCGCCGACCAGGGCGCGACCGCCGGGAACGAAGCCGCCGGGCAGGCCGCCAGCCAGCCGGCCGCCGAGGCCCAGGACAGCGAGGCCGCCCCGGCTGCCGCTGCCCAGGAGACCGCGGACGCCGCTCCGGAAACCGCCGCCGCGGAGGACGCCGCTTCGCCCGAGTCCGGCACTCCGGAAGCCGCTGCCGCGCAGGCTTCGGAACCCGCCGCTGAGCAGGAGGCCGCCGCGGCGGCGGCGACCCCGGCCGGCCCGTCCGCCGCCGAGACCGCCGAGCCGGAAGCCGCTCCGGAGTCCGGCGAGAAGCGCACCCGCACCCGTCGGGCCCGCCGGGCCGTCGCGCCCGCGATCCCGGCCGAACAGCAGGAAACCGAGCAGGCCACCCCGGCCCGCGGCCCGGTGCACGTGCCGGTCTTCGCCGCGCCCTCGCCGGTCTTCCTGCCGCCCGAGCCCGCGCAGCCGGCGCGGAGCAAGCCGGAGCCGTTGTTCGGCGTCGGCGAGGCTCCCGCGCAGGCCGAGCGTCCGGGCCGGACCGAGAGCGCCGCCGAGGAGGAAACCTCGGACGAGGCTCGCGACGAGCGTTCCGACGAGGACAACGACGACGCGGGCGGCCGCCGCCGGCGCCGTCGCGGCCGTCGCGGCCGCGGCCGGGGCAAGGGCGGCGACGAGGCCCAGTCCGAGAACGAGGACGAAACCTCCGAAGACCAGCAGGTCCAGCAGTCGAAAGACGGCAAGGACAGCAAGGACAAGACCGAGAAGCCGGACGAGGCGGGCGAAGCCGACGCGGACTCCGACGACGACGCCGAGTCCGAGAGCGGCACCAAGCGCCGCCGCCGTCGCCGCCGCCGCAAGGGCGGGGAGGACGACGCGGCCGAGACGACCGGCAGCGACGACCCGCCGAACACCGTCACGCACGTCCGCCAGGCCAAGGCCGCCGAGGCCGAGCGCCCGGCGCGCGACGAGGTGCGCAGCGTCCGCGGCTCCACGCGGCTGGAGGCCAAGCGCCAGCGCCGCCGCGACGGCCGCGAGGCGGGCCGCCGCCGCGCCCCGATCCTGTCCGAGGCCGAGTTCCTCGCTCGCCGCGAGTCGGTCGACCGCACCATGGTCGTCGCCGAGAAGGGCGACTCCACGCAGATCGCCGTGCTCGAGGACGGCGTGCTGGTCGAGCACTTCGTGACGTCGTCGGGCACCGGCTCGATCGTCGGCAACGTCTACCTCGGCCGCGTCCAGAACGTGCTGCCCAGCATGGAGGCCGCGTTCATCGACATCGGCCGCGGCCGCAACGCCGTGCTCTACGCGGGCGAGGTCGACTGGGACGCCGCCGGCCTGGAAGGCAAGGCGCGCAAGATCGAGCAGGCGCTGTCCACCGGCGACAGCGTGCTGGTGCAGGTCACGAAGGACCCGGTCGGGCACAAGGGCGCCCGGCTGACCACGCAGATCTCGCTGCCCGGCCGCTTCCTCGTCTACGTCCCCGCGGGCGGGGCCACCGGCATCTCCCGCAAGCTGCCGGAGAACGAGCGGCGCCGGCTCAAGGACATCCTCAAGCGGATCGTCCCGGAGGACGCGGGCGTCATCATCCGCACCGCGTCGGAGGGCATCAGCGAGGAGGAGCTCGACCGGGACGTCCAGCGGCTCAAGGCGCAGTGGGACGTCATCAAGGAGAAGGCCTCGGCCGGGTCCGCCAAGAAGGGCGGCGCCCCGACCATGCTGTACGAGGAGCCGGACCTGCTGGTGAAGGTCGTGCGCGACCTGTTCACCGAGGACTTCGCGAAGCTGGAGGTCCAGGGCTCGACCGCGTGGGAGACCATCCACGGCTACGTGCAGCACGTCGCGCCCGACCTGACCGACCGGCTCAAGCGCTACACCGGCAACGGCGACGCGTTCGCCGACCACCGGATCGACGAGCAGATCACGAAGGCGCTCGACCGCAAGGTGTGGCTGCCCTCGGGCGGCTACCTGGTCATCGACCGCACCGAGGCGATGACCGTCATCGACGTCAACACCGGCAAGTTCACCGGCTCGGGCGGCAACCTCGAGGAGACGGTGACCCGCAACAACCTGGAGTCGGCGGAGGAGATCGTCCGCCAGCTGCGGCTGCGGGACATCGGCGGCATCATCGTCATCGACTTCATCGACATGGTGCTCGAGTCCAACCGCGAGCTGGTGCTGCGCAGGCTCACCGAATGCCTCGGCCGCGACCGCACGCGCCACCAGGTGGCCGAGGTCACGTCGCTGGGCCTGGTGCAGATGACGCGCAAGAAGATCGGCACCGGGCTGCTCGAGGCGTTCTCCACGCCGTGCGAGCACTGCAAGGGCCGCGGCGTCGTCGTTTCCACCGAACCGCAGCGCACCGCGGGCGGGGGCACCGGGAACGGCCACAACGGCGGCAACGGGCACAACGGCCACAGCCACGGCGGCGGCGACACGAAGAGCTCGCGGCGGTCCCGCGGCCGCGGCAAGGGCGAGGAGCAGCACCACGAGCCCAAGCCGGAGCCGGCCGCCCCGGCCCCGACCCCGGTGCAGCGCGAGTCGGTCGTGTCGGCGGTGCAGGCCATGGCCAACGCGTCCAAGGCGAAGCACGAGCACCACGCTCCGGAAGCCGCCGAGGCGAAGGAGCCGGAGACGGCCGCACAGCCGTCCGAGCAGGGTGAGCAGCAGCCCGAGCCCAAGACGGAGGCCCCGGCCCCCGTCCAGCAGCCGGAGCCGACGCAGCCGGAGCCCGCGGTCAGCGAGGCCGCGCCGGCGGCGGAGGCCCCGAAGGAGACCGCCGAGGCGGCCTCCGAAGAAGAACCCGAGGTCGACGTCCCGGCCCCGGCCGTGCGCAGCACCCGGCGCCGTCCGCGCCGCGCCGCTTCGCGTCCGGCAGGGCCGCCGGTGAAGGCTTCGGAGCAGAGCTGA
- a CDS encoding S8 family serine peptidase: MSVLARPLRAAVCSLLVLAGCAAVSPAADASPGCSSGGREVRYVVAFDRGTPESSARQQTSAGCGQLVGYYPQISVAVVTSADRAFADRLGPERAFSAQATRTAAEQPGAAAQPARAALPLSDPARVSTSDLSSQQWDMNLINAPAAHQVTGGSRSVVVGVLDSGVDPKHPDLAAAIDPDDSAGCLTGVPDPSPAAWQPTTSAHGTHVAGIIAAADDGKGITGVAPGVRIASVKVIDDRGYADPEAAVCGIMWSAARHLPIANSSWFVNPWSLSCVRGNDRGVVHEVLARAVEYATSQGTLNVAAATNEAVDLTPSAHSGSPSAAGKCEALPAGLRDAVTVSAISQDRVKSGYSSYGLGVVDVTAPGGDDDRCVVSTVPGGYAPMCGTSMAAPHVAGVLALLKSVHPAWTAAELRRALDSRATPMPCPDNYDLTGDGAQDAYCSGYDGYNGFYGHGLVDARSAVAPAQTGLPSPSR; the protein is encoded by the coding sequence GTGTCTGTGCTGGCGCGGCCGCTGCGGGCGGCCGTGTGCTCGCTGCTGGTCCTCGCCGGCTGCGCCGCGGTCTCCCCCGCCGCCGACGCGAGTCCCGGATGCTCCTCCGGCGGCCGGGAGGTGCGCTACGTCGTCGCGTTCGACCGCGGCACCCCGGAATCTTCCGCCCGCCAGCAGACGAGCGCCGGCTGCGGGCAGCTCGTCGGCTACTACCCGCAGATTTCCGTGGCGGTCGTCACGTCAGCCGATCGGGCGTTCGCGGACCGGCTCGGCCCGGAGCGGGCCTTCAGCGCGCAAGCCACCCGGACGGCCGCCGAACAGCCGGGCGCCGCCGCCCAGCCCGCGCGCGCCGCGCTGCCGCTCAGCGACCCGGCGCGGGTGTCCACGTCGGACCTGTCCTCGCAGCAGTGGGACATGAACCTGATCAACGCGCCGGCCGCGCACCAGGTCACCGGCGGCAGCCGTTCGGTGGTCGTCGGCGTCTTGGACTCCGGCGTCGACCCGAAGCATCCCGACCTCGCGGCGGCGATCGACCCGGACGATTCGGCGGGCTGTCTCACCGGCGTCCCGGACCCGAGCCCGGCCGCGTGGCAGCCGACGACCTCGGCGCACGGCACGCACGTCGCGGGCATCATCGCCGCGGCCGACGACGGCAAGGGCATCACCGGCGTCGCCCCCGGCGTGCGGATCGCCTCGGTGAAGGTGATCGACGACCGCGGTTACGCCGACCCGGAGGCGGCGGTCTGCGGGATCATGTGGTCGGCGGCGCGGCATCTGCCGATTGCCAACAGCAGCTGGTTCGTGAACCCGTGGTCGCTGTCCTGTGTGCGCGGCAACGACCGCGGCGTGGTGCACGAAGTGCTGGCGCGGGCCGTGGAGTACGCGACTTCGCAGGGCACGCTGAACGTCGCCGCCGCGACCAACGAGGCGGTCGACCTGACGCCGTCGGCCCATTCGGGTTCGCCCTCCGCCGCCGGGAAGTGCGAAGCACTGCCTGCCGGGCTGCGCGACGCGGTGACGGTGTCGGCGATCAGCCAGGACCGGGTGAAGTCGGGCTACAGCTCGTACGGCCTCGGTGTGGTCGATGTCACGGCCCCGGGCGGCGACGACGACCGGTGCGTGGTTTCGACCGTGCCGGGCGGATACGCGCCGATGTGCGGGACGTCGATGGCCGCGCCGCACGTCGCCGGAGTGCTGGCGTTGCTGAAGTCGGTGCACCCCGCGTGGACCGCCGCCGAACTGCGCCGAGCCCTGGACTCCCGCGCGACGCCGATGCCGTGCCCGGACAACTACGACCTGACCGGCGACGGCGCGCAGGACGCCTACTGCTCCGGCTATGACGGATACAACGGCTTCTACGGGCACGGTCTCGTCGATGCCCGTTCCGCGGTGGCACCCGCGCAGACCGGACTGCCCAGCCCCTCCCGCTGA
- a CDS encoding ABC transporter permease has product MTDLREAPILPQRRGILLRVLPAGMYSGRATALIERALTVYGRSWTMLVSGALEPLFYLLAFQVGFGKLVTTVAGPDGQPMSYVAFVAPALLASSAMNGAVFECTYNLFFKLRYAKTYDAMLATPVGPLDVALGEIAWAMIRGGLYSVAFLAVTGVMGLLTSWWALLLLPAALLVSFAFAAISIALVSFLKSTSQFDYIQLVLMPMFLFSTTFFPLTVYPEALQWLVRCFPLYHGIELMRGLATGIFSWSMLGNLAYLLVLAGIGIWGATRRIAKLLLT; this is encoded by the coding sequence ATGACCGATCTGCGAGAAGCCCCGATTCTCCCGCAGCGGCGCGGGATTCTGCTCCGCGTCCTGCCCGCGGGCATGTACAGCGGCCGGGCGACCGCGCTGATCGAACGCGCGCTCACCGTCTACGGACGCTCGTGGACGATGCTCGTGTCGGGCGCGCTCGAGCCGTTGTTCTACCTGCTCGCGTTCCAGGTCGGCTTCGGCAAACTGGTCACCACCGTGGCCGGGCCGGACGGCCAGCCGATGAGCTACGTCGCGTTCGTCGCGCCCGCGCTGCTGGCGTCGTCGGCGATGAACGGCGCGGTCTTCGAGTGCACGTACAACCTGTTTTTCAAACTGCGCTACGCCAAAACCTACGACGCGATGCTGGCGACCCCGGTCGGCCCGCTCGACGTCGCGCTCGGCGAGATCGCGTGGGCGATGATCCGCGGCGGCCTGTATTCGGTCGCGTTCCTGGCGGTCACCGGAGTCATGGGGCTGCTCACGTCATGGTGGGCGCTGCTGCTCCTGCCCGCCGCGCTGCTCGTGTCGTTCGCGTTCGCCGCGATCAGCATCGCGCTGGTCAGCTTCTTGAAGTCGACGTCGCAATTCGACTACATCCAGCTCGTCCTGATGCCGATGTTCCTGTTCTCCACCACGTTCTTCCCGCTCACGGTCTACCCGGAGGCACTGCAGTGGCTGGTCCGCTGCTTCCCGCTGTACCACGGGATCGAGCTGATGCGCGGGCTCGCGACCGGCATCTTCTCCTGGAGCATGCTGGGCAACCTCGCGTACCTGCTGGTGCTCGCCGGGATCGGAATCTGGGGCGCGACAAGGAGGATCGCGAAGCTGCTGCTGACTTGA